The Shewanella sp. KX20019 genome window below encodes:
- a CDS encoding EscU/YscU/HrcU family type III secretion system export apparatus switch protein, which translates to MSDNQQPTKAVALKYDKGAAPTISAKGEDALAQEMIALAEAAGVYIHQDEHLCDFLQKLEVGEAIPKELYLLIAELIAFAYVLDGKFPEKWNNMHQKIMEEV; encoded by the coding sequence ATGAGTGACAATCAACAGCCGACCAAAGCCGTGGCGTTGAAATACGATAAAGGCGCTGCTCCCACAATATCCGCTAAGGGCGAAGATGCATTAGCGCAAGAGATGATAGCGTTGGCGGAGGCCGCGGGCGTGTATATTCATCAAGACGAACACCTCTGCGATTTTCTACAAAAATTGGAAGTCGGCGAAGCTATTCCCAAAGAGCTCTATCTGCTGATAGCCGAACTAATCGCCTTTGCTTATGTGCTTGACGGTAAATTTCCAGAGAAGTGGAACAACATGCATCAAAAAATTATGGAAGAGGTTTGA
- a CDS encoding chemotaxis protein CheA: MSFDVDEEILQDFLIEAGEIIELLQEQLVTLENNPDDSELLNAIFRGFHTVKGGAGFLSLTPMVDVCHEAENTFDLLRTGKRQVSANLMDVILQAVDAINSMFAETQAGQPQSAADANLLSQLKTLSAGQLLPSEITDAQVSLQGDAVIEEITTIEAVVEQVAVVEPASVDITAGGSIDDINDAEFEALLDALHGNGNSPGAPADSTNVVTASSSDITDDEFESLLDELHGSGQFSAPAPAAVVEETAHIVDSDEITDDEFERLLDELHGSGSSPSASAAAETTPANISEAAVVQAITTSQQAPVAPAAKPESKPELKPVAPVQAKSKPKAAANNMPQAETTVRVDTSRLDQIMNMVGELVLVRNRLLSLGVSRDDEEMSKALANLDLVTADLQGAVMKTRMQPIKKVFGRFPRVVRDLARSLNKEIDLIMVGEDTDLDKNLVEALADPLVHLVRNSVDHGIEMPDEREASGKTRSGTITLSASQEGDHILLKIEDDGAGMDPGKLKDIAISRGVLDEDAAARMSDEEAYNLIFAPGFSTKVEVSDISGRGVGMDVVKTRIAQLNGTIFIDSHKGKGTRLEIKVPLTLAIMPTLMVEVAEQVFALPLSSVNEIFHLDLTKTNVVDGQLTVIVRDKAVPLFYLEHWLTRSRSTLSPSDKQHGHVVIVQLGTMQIGFVVDSLIGQEEVVIKPLGTLLHGTPGMAGATITSDGGIALILDVPGLLKHYARNKS, translated from the coding sequence ATGTCCTTTGATGTTGATGAAGAGATACTGCAGGACTTTTTGATCGAAGCTGGTGAGATTATCGAGCTTCTACAAGAACAACTAGTAACGTTAGAGAATAACCCTGACGATAGCGAACTGCTCAATGCCATTTTTAGAGGGTTCCACACTGTAAAAGGTGGTGCGGGTTTCCTCAGTTTGACTCCAATGGTAGATGTCTGCCATGAAGCCGAAAATACCTTCGATCTGTTACGTACAGGTAAGCGGCAAGTCAGCGCCAACCTCATGGATGTCATCTTACAAGCCGTCGATGCCATCAACTCTATGTTTGCCGAAACTCAGGCGGGCCAGCCCCAGTCTGCAGCCGATGCGAACTTGTTATCGCAACTTAAAACCTTGAGTGCAGGGCAATTGTTACCTTCAGAGATAACTGATGCTCAAGTGAGTCTACAAGGTGATGCGGTCATAGAGGAAATAACGACTATTGAAGCCGTTGTTGAGCAAGTCGCAGTGGTTGAACCTGCGAGTGTAGACATAACCGCCGGTGGCAGTATTGACGACATCAACGACGCTGAGTTTGAAGCCTTGCTTGATGCTCTGCATGGCAATGGTAATAGCCCAGGCGCTCCTGCTGATAGCACGAATGTAGTGACGGCCAGTTCCAGCGATATTACCGACGATGAATTCGAATCGTTACTTGATGAATTGCATGGCTCCGGTCAGTTTTCAGCACCAGCACCAGCCGCCGTTGTCGAGGAAACTGCGCACATAGTTGATTCCGATGAAATTACGGATGATGAATTTGAGCGTTTACTCGATGAACTCCATGGTTCAGGCAGTAGCCCAAGCGCATCGGCTGCAGCGGAAACGACACCAGCCAATATCAGCGAAGCCGCTGTTGTACAAGCCATCACGACATCTCAGCAAGCGCCTGTTGCACCAGCAGCAAAGCCTGAGAGCAAGCCAGAATTAAAACCTGTCGCCCCAGTGCAAGCCAAGTCAAAGCCTAAAGCGGCTGCTAATAATATGCCGCAGGCGGAAACAACGGTTCGAGTTGATACCTCAAGGCTTGACCAGATCATGAACATGGTCGGTGAGTTGGTGCTGGTACGTAATCGTTTGTTGAGTCTTGGGGTGTCCCGTGATGACGAAGAGATGTCAAAGGCACTGGCAAACTTGGATTTGGTTACCGCTGATCTGCAAGGCGCGGTAATGAAAACGCGCATGCAGCCGATTAAGAAAGTCTTTGGCCGTTTTCCGCGAGTCGTTAGAGATTTAGCACGCAGCCTAAATAAAGAGATTGATCTTATTATGGTGGGTGAAGACACGGACCTTGATAAGAATTTGGTTGAGGCATTAGCCGATCCATTAGTGCATTTGGTCAGAAACTCGGTTGATCATGGTATTGAAATGCCTGATGAACGTGAAGCAAGCGGCAAGACCCGCTCTGGAACTATCACGCTCTCTGCCAGTCAAGAAGGCGACCATATCCTGCTGAAGATTGAGGATGACGGTGCGGGAATGGATCCTGGCAAACTCAAGGATATTGCGATAAGTCGCGGTGTACTTGATGAAGATGCTGCTGCGAGAATGAGTGATGAAGAAGCCTATAATCTGATTTTTGCCCCTGGTTTCTCTACCAAAGTAGAGGTCTCGGACATATCAGGCCGTGGTGTTGGCATGGACGTTGTCAAAACCCGTATTGCCCAATTGAATGGCACAATTTTCATCGACTCGCATAAAGGCAAAGGGACACGTCTAGAAATTAAAGTACCGCTAACCTTAGCTATTATGCCAACGCTCATGGTTGAAGTTGCCGAGCAAGTATTTGCCTTGCCACTGTCTAGCGTGAATGAAATATTTCACCTAGACCTGACTAAAACCAATGTGGTTGATGGCCAACTAACAGTCATAGTGCGTGATAAAGCGGTACCACTGTTTTATTTGGAGCATTGGCTGACACGCAGTCGCTCGACGTTAAGTCCTAGTGACAAACAACACGGACACGTGGTGATAGTGCAGCTGGGAACAATGCAAATAGGGTTTGTGGTTGATTCATTAATAGGACAGGAAGAGGTGGTTATTAAGCCACTAGGCACCCTGTTACATGGTACGCCGGGAATGGCGGGCGCAACAATTACCTCCGACGGCGGTATCGCGCTGATTTTGGACGTTCCAGGACTACTAAAGCACTACGCTCGCAATAAAAGCTAG
- the rfaH gene encoding transcription/translation regulatory transformer protein RfaH — MKAWYLLYCKPRGEARAQQNLALQGIETYLPTFPEKKLQKGQVTVRRVSLFPSYLFVYFDPEVTSVARIHSTRGVIRIVGCKELMTAIDESVIHRIKMREHKLMSQLMPESVAQPEMVQGENVCFTEGPFAELEGVFDESNGEKRCFVLFELMGKQQRVAVDKSAISRLDKK, encoded by the coding sequence ATGAAGGCTTGGTATTTACTTTATTGCAAACCTCGTGGCGAAGCCCGAGCGCAACAGAACCTAGCACTTCAAGGCATTGAAACTTATCTGCCAACCTTTCCAGAAAAAAAGTTACAAAAGGGACAAGTAACGGTTCGCCGCGTTTCGCTCTTTCCGAGCTACCTATTTGTATATTTTGATCCAGAAGTGACGAGTGTTGCCCGTATTCATAGCACTCGAGGTGTTATCCGCATTGTTGGCTGTAAGGAATTAATGACAGCTATCGATGAAAGTGTTATCCACCGGATAAAAATGCGCGAGCATAAGCTAATGTCTCAACTGATGCCTGAATCGGTCGCCCAACCTGAAATGGTGCAAGGTGAAAACGTATGCTTTACCGAAGGCCCCTTTGCAGAACTTGAAGGCGTATTTGATGAGTCTAATGGTGAAAAGCGTTGTTTTGTATTATTTGAATTGATGGGTAAACAGCAGCGTGTTGCAGTAGATAAATCTGCCATTTCACGATTGGATAAAAAGTAA
- a CDS encoding MlaA family lipoprotein — MKYKWIVLSLAIVGFSTTAAEDNTTEGNEVTVTYNDPRDPIEGFNRAMWDLNYLFMDRYFYRPVAHGYSDYVPRPVKNGINNFVLNLEEPSSIVNNTLQGKWGWAANAGGRFTVNTTLGLLGVVDVAEMMGMTRKQDDFNEVLGYYGVPNGPYFMAPFIGPYVTRELASDWVDDLYFPLSELTFWQSVLKWGLKNLHSRASAIDQERLVDNALDPYTFVKDAYFQHIDYKVYDGDIPQSEDDDELLDEYMQELE; from the coding sequence ATGAAGTATAAATGGATTGTGCTTTCTCTGGCGATAGTTGGATTTTCTACAACAGCTGCAGAAGATAACACCACGGAAGGTAACGAAGTAACAGTCACTTACAATGATCCGCGCGACCCCATCGAAGGGTTTAACCGGGCCATGTGGGATCTAAATTATCTGTTTATGGATCGATATTTTTATCGACCCGTAGCACATGGTTATAGCGACTACGTGCCGCGGCCGGTTAAAAACGGCATTAATAATTTTGTCCTCAACCTCGAAGAGCCGAGCAGTATTGTCAATAATACTCTGCAAGGTAAGTGGGGCTGGGCCGCAAACGCGGGTGGTCGTTTTACGGTAAATACCACTTTAGGCCTGTTAGGCGTGGTTGATGTAGCTGAAATGATGGGCATGACTCGTAAACAAGACGACTTCAACGAAGTGCTTGGTTATTACGGTGTACCTAACGGTCCCTATTTCATGGCGCCCTTTATAGGTCCCTATGTCACAAGAGAGCTCGCTTCGGATTGGGTTGATGATCTATACTTTCCTTTATCTGAGCTGACATTTTGGCAGTCAGTACTAAAGTGGGGTCTTAAAAACCTGCATAGTAGGGCATCTGCAATCGATCAGGAGCGGTTGGTTGACAATGCACTCGATCCATATACTTTCGTCAAGGACGCGTATTTCCAGCATATCGATTACAAGGTGTATGATGGAGATATTCCTCAAAGTGAAGATGATGACGAATTACTTGATGAATATATGCAGGAACTTGAGTAA
- a CDS encoding protein-glutamate methylesterase/protein-glutamine glutaminase has translation MGIKVLVVDDSSFFRRRVSEIVSQDPELEVVATAVNGAEAVKLAAELNPQVITMDIEMPVMDGITAVKQIMASRPVPILMFSSLTHDGAKATLDALEAGALDFLPKRFEDIATNKDDAIALLQQRIKTLGRRRLFRPAVRPQAAVTRARTSIAQPSASARSSNAATMSSQAPALAERPCSRSTVVARASGKRYKALLIGTSTGGPVALQKVLTQLPASYPHPIILIQHMPAAFTPTFATRLNSLCKIEVKEAQSGDQLRAGCAYLAPGGMQMMLERGGSFGRIKVLAGKPEMNYKPSVDITFASASKVFGGDVLAVVLTGMGADGREGARMLKTAGANIWAQDEASCVVYGMPQAVTNAGISSKSIGIEQMAESILKETLHG, from the coding sequence ATGGGTATTAAAGTACTAGTTGTCGATGATTCGAGTTTTTTTCGACGACGTGTTAGCGAGATAGTCAGTCAAGATCCAGAGCTTGAAGTAGTGGCAACCGCAGTTAATGGTGCTGAGGCCGTTAAGCTTGCTGCTGAGTTAAATCCGCAAGTGATCACGATGGATATTGAGATGCCCGTCATGGATGGGATCACTGCGGTTAAGCAGATCATGGCCAGTCGGCCGGTGCCTATTTTGATGTTTTCATCATTAACTCACGACGGCGCAAAAGCGACATTAGATGCACTTGAAGCGGGAGCACTCGATTTTCTCCCCAAACGTTTTGAAGACATCGCTACCAATAAAGATGATGCGATTGCCTTATTACAGCAAAGGATCAAAACCTTAGGGCGTCGACGTTTATTCAGACCCGCGGTGCGGCCACAAGCTGCTGTAACAAGAGCGCGCACTAGCATAGCGCAGCCGTCAGCGTCTGCACGTTCAAGCAATGCTGCAACTATGTCATCGCAAGCGCCTGCGCTAGCAGAGCGGCCTTGCAGCCGTTCAACGGTTGTAGCGCGTGCGAGTGGTAAGAGATACAAAGCTTTGCTTATCGGCACCTCAACCGGTGGACCGGTAGCACTGCAGAAAGTGCTAACGCAACTGCCAGCAAGCTATCCACACCCAATCATCCTAATTCAGCATATGCCAGCGGCATTTACACCGACGTTTGCAACCCGTCTCAATAGCTTATGTAAGATAGAGGTTAAAGAGGCGCAAAGTGGCGATCAGCTGCGAGCAGGTTGTGCCTATTTAGCGCCTGGCGGTATGCAGATGATGCTTGAACGTGGTGGTAGTTTCGGTCGAATTAAGGTGCTAGCGGGTAAACCTGAGATGAATTACAAGCCAAGCGTCGATATTACCTTTGCCTCAGCTTCTAAGGTATTTGGCGGCGATGTATTAGCAGTGGTATTAACGGGCATGGGTGCCGATGGCCGAGAAGGTGCGCGGATGCTGAAAACGGCAGGCGCCAATATTTGGGCACAGGATGAAGCGAGTTGTGTGGTTTATGGTATGCCTCAGGCTGTAACCAATGCTGGCATCTCGAGTAAATCGATAGGCATTGAGCAAATGGCCGAGTCAATTCTTAAAGAGACCTTACATGGCTAG
- a CDS encoding ParA family protein produces the protein MKIWTIANQKGGVGKTTTVASLAGAFTKRGKRVLMVDTDPHASLGYYLGIDSEELPSSLYDLFLANKNLSKENIGNYIVPTNVPRLDLIPSTMALATLDRSLGHQEGMGLILTKALALLDEQYDVALIDCPPVLGVLMVNALAASQHIIVPVQTEFLAIKGLDRMVKTMILMGRSKKVRYSYSIVPTMFDKRTRASNAALLQLNQDYQDSLWSDVIPVDTKFRDASLSHLPASHFAPRSRGVKAYERLLDYLLAKDLSHVKIG, from the coding sequence TTGAAAATTTGGACCATAGCAAACCAGAAAGGCGGTGTTGGTAAAACAACCACGGTCGCGAGTTTAGCTGGCGCGTTTACCAAGCGAGGTAAACGGGTGTTGATGGTTGATACCGATCCACATGCTTCTTTGGGGTATTATTTGGGGATCGATAGTGAAGAGCTACCTAGCTCTCTATATGATCTGTTCTTAGCGAACAAAAACTTAAGCAAAGAGAATATTGGCAATTACATTGTGCCAACCAATGTCCCTCGGCTCGACCTAATACCGTCAACGATGGCGTTAGCGACGCTAGACCGAAGTTTGGGTCATCAAGAGGGGATGGGGTTGATTTTAACCAAGGCACTGGCACTGCTAGATGAGCAGTATGATGTGGCATTAATCGATTGCCCACCGGTATTGGGCGTATTAATGGTCAATGCCTTAGCCGCGAGCCAACATATCATTGTGCCAGTACAAACCGAGTTTCTAGCAATTAAAGGCTTAGATCGCATGGTGAAAACCATGATCCTTATGGGGAGATCGAAAAAAGTCCGTTATAGCTATTCTATAGTGCCAACCATGTTTGATAAACGTACCCGTGCCAGCAATGCCGCATTGTTGCAGTTGAATCAAGACTACCAAGACAGCTTGTGGTCGGACGTTATTCCCGTAGACACCAAATTCAGAGATGCAAGCTTGAGCCATTTACCCGCTTCACATTTCGCACCGCGCAGTCGCGGCGTAAAAGCTTACGAGCGATTGCTTGATTATTTGCTCGCCAAGGATCTATCTCATGTCAAAATTGGTTGA
- a CDS encoding chemotaxis protein CheW yields MSKLVDDAVCDYFSSLLNDTPIAQRVETDESTAINHGTLSVEPRQQHGGIAVQAKEFATAEVEDRISQLALAQLLAPVSAPKVIPEPIVEPKPAVTVVAEKQIAAVSQKSVLPEEMTLNAVAESINIDDANVAALQAASTPASMTKELIEQLDDEFQVLFFKVAGLTLAVPLVSLGGIVNLERINHLMGRPSWYLGVQQHRQSQLNVVDTCAWVMPEKYDQSLAEKVSYKYIVLLQDSSWGLTCESLVNTVKIHKSQVNWRSQAGKRPWLAGVVKEQMCGILNVYALITMLDSGLGSQG; encoded by the coding sequence ATGTCAAAATTGGTTGATGACGCGGTATGTGATTACTTCTCTTCGCTGCTTAATGATACGCCCATAGCTCAGCGCGTTGAAACTGATGAGTCAACTGCTATAAACCACGGCACTTTGAGTGTAGAACCTCGCCAGCAGCATGGTGGCATCGCCGTGCAGGCGAAAGAGTTTGCCACTGCAGAGGTTGAGGATCGCATTAGCCAGCTAGCGCTAGCTCAGCTATTAGCGCCGGTGTCGGCGCCAAAAGTAATACCTGAGCCGATTGTAGAACCCAAGCCAGCAGTGACTGTGGTTGCAGAGAAACAGATAGCAGCAGTATCTCAAAAGAGCGTATTGCCAGAAGAGATGACTCTCAATGCCGTGGCAGAAAGTATCAATATTGATGATGCTAACGTTGCTGCGCTGCAGGCTGCATCAACACCAGCAAGTATGACTAAAGAGTTGATTGAGCAGTTAGACGATGAGTTTCAAGTACTGTTTTTTAAAGTTGCTGGGCTGACATTAGCGGTACCTTTAGTGAGTTTAGGTGGCATTGTCAATCTTGAACGCATTAATCATTTGATGGGCCGGCCGAGCTGGTATTTAGGTGTGCAGCAACATCGACAGTCACAACTTAATGTCGTAGATACTTGCGCTTGGGTGATGCCTGAAAAATATGATCAATCCTTAGCGGAAAAAGTGTCCTATAAATACATTGTGCTGCTACAAGACAGCAGTTGGGGCTTAACTTGTGAATCGTTGGTCAACACCGTCAAAATTCATAAGTCCCAAGTTAATTGGCGCAGCCAGGCAGGAAAAAGACCGTGGCTAGCGGGCGTGGTAAAAGAGCAAATGTGCGGCATCTTAAATGTCTATGCATTAATCACAATGCTCGATTCAGGTCTTGGCAGCCAAGGCTAG
- a CDS encoding response regulator yields MALKGLTILFVEDDPVFRKIVTAFLESRGAIVIEADDGEVGLNVFKKQRFDIVVADLSMPKLGGLEMLKAMNKYSPGTPSIIISGNQVMADVIEALRHGASDYLVKPVADLFLIENSVLESINSSLEASLQIDELESLSYLELNQNLELLEQSEQAAKSVQQQLFPPSRIEYVKAEIDYSLFNTNEVSAHFIDTAMLDDTHIMMYMAHFYPHDNRAAFASVLLKSFVNHKLKRYRNSLSTVIAEPFNMLTYLNDRMTKSGLDIFVDMTYVVIDLSSYRVAIAQAGSEFRCYLRNSEGLTPLALADSLQLGVMNWGNPSIQFRTLMPGEQLCILTNVSEHKLQLLNNQFHGLVHDTSMPPGGYIQLSAS; encoded by the coding sequence ATGGCGCTAAAAGGGTTAACAATTCTGTTCGTGGAGGACGATCCCGTCTTCCGCAAAATCGTGACGGCTTTTTTAGAGAGCCGAGGCGCGATTGTCATCGAAGCTGACGATGGCGAGGTCGGCTTGAATGTGTTTAAAAAACAAAGGTTTGATATCGTTGTTGCCGATTTAAGTATGCCAAAACTTGGTGGCTTAGAGATGCTAAAGGCAATGAATAAATATAGCCCAGGCACCCCCTCTATTATTATCTCAGGCAATCAGGTGATGGCTGATGTTATAGAAGCCCTCAGACACGGCGCGAGTGATTACCTTGTTAAACCCGTCGCTGATCTTTTTCTTATCGAAAACTCCGTCCTTGAATCTATCAACAGCTCGCTTGAAGCCTCTTTGCAGATAGATGAACTGGAGTCGTTATCTTATCTAGAGTTAAACCAAAACCTTGAATTATTGGAGCAAAGTGAGCAAGCAGCAAAGAGCGTGCAACAGCAACTATTCCCCCCAAGCCGCATTGAATACGTAAAAGCCGAAATTGACTATAGCCTGTTTAATACCAATGAAGTGAGTGCGCACTTTATCGATACTGCAATGCTAGATGACACCCATATAATGATGTACATGGCGCATTTTTATCCCCATGATAATCGCGCCGCATTTGCCAGTGTGTTGTTGAAAAGTTTTGTTAATCATAAGTTGAAGCGCTACCGTAATAGTCTGTCAACAGTCATTGCTGAGCCCTTCAATATGCTCACCTACCTGAATGATAGAATGACAAAATCAGGCTTAGATATCTTTGTAGATATGACCTATGTGGTGATTGATTTGAGCAGCTACCGCGTCGCAATTGCCCAAGCCGGCAGTGAATTTCGTTGCTACTTGAGAAATAGTGAAGGGCTGACTCCACTCGCATTAGCTGATTCTTTGCAATTAGGCGTGATGAATTGGGGGAACCCCTCTATTCAGTTTCGCACGTTGATGCCAGGCGAACAGCTGTGTATTTTAACCAATGTGAGCGAGCATAAGCTGCAGTTATTAAATAATCAATTCCACGGCCTAGTGCACGACACAAGCATGCCACCAGGAGGTTATATACAGCTGTCAGCGTCTTAG
- a CDS encoding chemotaxis protein CheW, protein MTSSNSVAVPGSNDDAVLQWVTFKLDNETYGINVMQVQEVLRYTDIAPVPGAPHYVLGIINLRGNVVTVIDTRSRFGLASADVNDSTRIVIIEAEKQVIGILVDSVAEVVYLRRSEIDNAPNVGTEESAKFIQGVSNREGELLILVDLDKLLSDEEWMELTQI, encoded by the coding sequence ATGACAAGTTCAAATAGTGTAGCCGTACCGGGCAGTAATGACGATGCGGTATTACAATGGGTGACTTTTAAGTTAGATAACGAAACTTATGGCATCAATGTAATGCAGGTACAAGAAGTGCTGCGTTATACCGATATCGCTCCAGTGCCTGGTGCACCGCACTATGTCCTCGGGATCATTAATCTACGTGGTAATGTGGTTACTGTCATCGATACTCGCTCACGTTTTGGTCTAGCGTCGGCAGACGTAAACGACTCTACCCGTATTGTGATTATCGAAGCAGAAAAGCAAGTGATTGGCATCTTGGTCGATAGCGTTGCTGAAGTTGTTTATCTACGCCGTTCAGAGATTGATAATGCACCGAACGTGGGTACTGAAGAGAGTGCTAAGTTCATCCAAGGAGTCAGCAACCGCGAGGGTGAGCTATTGATCTTAGTTGATCTTGATAAGCTACTGTCAGACGAAGAGTGGATGGAGCTGACGCAGATTTAG
- a CDS encoding DUF2802 domain-containing protein, which translates to MTDEVLIAAALVFVIAFIGLVWFLQKQAEKIRTKVEALTLLVKEGDKQREAVKRELQELRSGTIGVGRRVLELEKKLQQQDAKWDEANQQDPQARLYSRAMKMVDLGAGIDELIQECELPKAEAELLIRLHRKG; encoded by the coding sequence ATGACTGATGAAGTGCTTATTGCTGCTGCACTGGTGTTTGTAATTGCATTTATAGGCTTGGTTTGGTTTTTACAAAAACAAGCGGAAAAGATACGCACAAAAGTGGAAGCGTTGACCTTATTGGTTAAAGAGGGCGATAAGCAAAGAGAAGCGGTTAAGCGAGAGCTCCAAGAGCTTAGAAGTGGCACTATTGGTGTCGGGCGCAGAGTACTAGAGCTGGAAAAGAAGCTACAGCAGCAAGATGCGAAATGGGACGAAGCTAATCAGCAAGATCCACAAGCAAGATTGTATTCCCGTGCGATGAAAATGGTCGATCTGGGCGCAGGCATCGACGAGCTTATCCAAGAGTGTGAATTACCAAAAGCCGAAGCTGAACTACTGATCCGTTTGCATAGAAAGGGCTAA
- a CDS encoding peptide MFS transporter: MSGVKPQGTMLGHPKGLFLLFTTELWERFSYYAMRAILVLYLVDKVQGEGGHGLGWTSADALSLYGTFTGLVYFTPLIGGWLADNVLGQRKAIYIGGALMAIGQFTLAFPHSWIPGSETMAFYIGLGTLIIGNGLFKPNISTMVGDLYEEGDHRRDGAFTIFYMGINVGAALAGFVVAWAYTSFGQTVLFEGQEVFINNWQAGFFCAGVGMVFSLIIQYIFAQKLLGDIGRYPAAKVDKENAAASGIVRKEPLTKIERDRIKVIMVMGLFTIIFWAGFEQAGGLLNLFTNEFTDRSIGGFEVPTTWFQSLNAIFIVIFAPVIASIWIRLGKNEPNSPVKFALGLFLLAIGFLFMMGAVMEMDGSANVKSSMWWLVGAYFFHTMGELCLSPIGLSMVTKLAPLRIASLLMGAWFLFIAAANKIGGVVGSFIGHDGTKEEQLANAMGIFAGIAITATVSGIILYFMADKLVDWMHGAEGHAETEEEVLEQEIAVTAEHEGIKQ, from the coding sequence ATGAGCGGAGTAAAACCCCAGGGGACGATGCTTGGGCATCCGAAGGGATTGTTCCTGTTGTTTACAACAGAATTATGGGAACGATTTAGTTATTACGCGATGCGTGCAATTTTAGTACTTTATCTAGTTGATAAAGTACAAGGTGAAGGTGGTCATGGTTTAGGTTGGACCAGTGCCGATGCTCTTTCACTTTACGGTACATTTACTGGTTTAGTCTATTTCACTCCGCTGATTGGTGGTTGGTTAGCAGATAATGTCCTTGGGCAACGTAAAGCTATCTACATTGGTGGCGCCTTAATGGCCATTGGTCAGTTCACCCTCGCCTTCCCACATAGTTGGATCCCTGGTTCTGAAACCATGGCATTCTATATCGGCCTAGGCACATTGATTATTGGTAACGGTCTATTCAAGCCAAATATCTCTACCATGGTTGGTGACCTATATGAAGAAGGCGATCACCGTCGTGACGGTGCATTCACTATCTTCTATATGGGGATCAACGTGGGTGCAGCACTAGCTGGTTTTGTTGTAGCTTGGGCTTATACTTCTTTTGGTCAAACAGTTTTATTTGAAGGCCAAGAAGTCTTCATTAACAACTGGCAGGCTGGTTTCTTCTGTGCTGGTGTTGGTATGGTTTTTTCTCTGATCATCCAGTACATATTTGCTCAAAAACTGCTTGGCGATATCGGTCGCTACCCGGCAGCTAAAGTTGATAAAGAAAATGCAGCAGCTAGCGGTATTGTTCGTAAAGAACCACTAACTAAGATTGAGCGAGATCGCATCAAGGTCATCATGGTTATGGGTCTGTTCACCATCATTTTCTGGGCTGGTTTCGAGCAAGCCGGTGGACTACTGAACTTATTTACAAATGAGTTTACCGACCGTTCTATTGGTGGTTTTGAAGTACCAACGACTTGGTTCCAATCTCTTAACGCCATCTTCATCGTTATTTTTGCCCCGGTTATTGCGTCTATCTGGATCCGTCTCGGTAAGAACGAACCCAACTCTCCAGTTAAATTTGCACTAGGTCTTTTCCTACTTGCGATTGGTTTCCTCTTTATGATGGGTGCCGTAATGGAAATGGACGGCAGCGCCAACGTTAAGTCAAGCATGTGGTGGTTAGTAGGTGCATACTTCTTCCATACCATGGGTGAGCTATGTTTATCTCCTATCGGTTTGTCTATGGTGACTAAGCTTGCTCCACTGCGTATTGCTTCGTTACTCATGGGTGCATGGTTCCTATTTATCGCAGCAGCGAATAAGATTGGTGGTGTGGTTGGTTCATTTATCGGTCACGATGGTACTAAAGAGGAGCAATTGGCTAATGCCATGGGGATCTTCGCAGGTATCGCAATCACTGCTACTGTTTCTGGCATCATCCTCTACTTTATGGCTGACAAGCTTGTAGATTGGATGCACGGCGCAGAAGGCCATGCTGAAACTGAAGAAGAAGTGCTTGAGCAAGAAATTGCAGTTACAGCAGAGCATGAAGGAATAAAGCAGTAA
- a CDS encoding four helix bundle protein, which produces MKSFAYEKLDVWKRASRLTCNIYKLFKNCKDYGFKDQVTRAALSIPSNIAEGEERQSAKESARFLYYSKGSAGELVTQLYIAIEVDLVHKKSALALIDETKQLSSMLAALIRIRKGN; this is translated from the coding sequence ATGAAAAGCTTTGCGTATGAGAAGCTAGATGTTTGGAAGAGGGCGTCTAGATTAACTTGTAATATTTATAAATTATTTAAAAACTGTAAAGATTATGGCTTTAAAGATCAAGTGACAAGAGCTGCACTGTCAATCCCATCTAACATAGCAGAGGGAGAGGAAAGGCAATCAGCGAAGGAATCGGCTCGCTTTCTATATTACTCAAAAGGCTCCGCTGGTGAACTTGTTACCCAACTGTACATAGCCATTGAAGTCGACTTAGTGCATAAGAAAAGTGCTTTAGCACTCATTGATGAAACAAAACAGCTATCTTCAATGCTCGCTGCATTAATCAGGATACGAAAAGGCAACTAA